Proteins from a genomic interval of Plasmodium reichenowi strain SY57 chromosome 13, whole genome shotgun sequence:
- a CDS encoding thioredoxin-related protein, putative, giving the protein MAIFKKSIIIFLFFTFFNYCFSQDVIELNDSNFESLTQLSTGNTTGSWFIKFYAPWCSHCKAMSKTWAQLATELKGKINVAKIDVTLNSKTRKRFKIEGFPTLLYFKNGKMYDYKNHDRSLEAFKNFVLETYKNAKASEPPKPLNYMDILKDFLNETFQNIDRIYKYAFPSLAVLVSVSFLTGSIFSLILLKCCCMKSGASKVAKKKD; this is encoded by the exons atggCTATATTTAAGAAGagtataataatatttcttttctttaCATTTTTCAATTATTGTTTTTCTCAAGATGTAATTGAATTAAACGATTCAAATTTTGAGAGTTTAACACAATTGTCAACTGGAAATACTACTG GATCTTGGTTTATCAAATTTTATGCCCCCTGGTGCTCACACTGTAAAGCAATGAGCAAAACTTGGGCACAACTAGCCACTGAattaaaaggaaaaataaatgtagCTAAAATTGATGTAACCTTAAATTCGAAAACAAGAAAAAGATTTAAAATAGAAGGTTTCCCAAcacttttatattttaaaaatggaaagatgtatgattataaaaatcACGATAGATCCTTAGAAGCTTTTAAAAATTTCGTCTTAGAAACATACAAAAATGCCAAAGCATCTGAACCACCTAAACCACTTAACTATATGGATATTCTTAAAGATTTTTTGAATGAAACTTTTCAAAATATAGATagaatttataaatatgcTTTCCCATCCTTAGCTGTTCTTGTATCCGTATCATTCTTAACAGGTTCCAtcttttctttaattttattgAAATGTTGTTGTATGAAAAGTGGAGCATCGAAAGTTGCTAAGAAAAAGGATTAA
- a CDS encoding hypothetical protein (conserved Plasmodium protein, unknown function) produces the protein MKIKRIQKSNNNPLNSFYIESEQNILKNLIPINTLKENNNKKIIYSYNILDGFKYKIIIKKKTHNINNIYKIVLSLDHPNIIKLIQYAESDYYFISVSEFFSDISLYDTISFSAIYDEDKIRKIIYQIVLIVNYLHSNNFLHKKLTPHSFLIKKINNDLVIKLDDIHNIVTMPSKLTSKYKSQNIYSIGSIMYFLVCGEFPLYYYKKNEKKICISKKLWKNFSYKGRDFIKKILLGNMSSIISLREALDHEWFKENIRQNTYINFEMLKSIYNFWKKNTFKRYILNNLAKLIINEDIYICQSLFFYLDILQQGSIKYEQYFIIMNKLGLLDGDIKMSFNGLDISRSGKIQFSNIIASLMNTYIKINKTIAFQFFKKVDYNNEGIITKKKLYKFYNLKTKNEINSYAKKKFTFEEFYNYIRKE, from the exons atgaaaataaaaagaattcaaaaaagtaataataatcctttaaattctttttaCATTGAATCGGAAcaaaacattttaaaaaatttgatTCCTATTAATActttaaaagaaaataacaACAAGAAGATTATTTATAGCTATAATATTCTAGATGgatttaaatataaaataattattaaaaagaaaacacataatataaataatatatacaaaatagTTCTATCCTTAGATCATCCcaatataattaaattaattcAATATGCTGAATCggattattattttattagCGTGTCTGAATTTTTTTCAg ATATAAGCTTATATGACACAATATCCTTCTCTGCAATATATGATGAGGACAAAATTAGAAAAATCATTTATCAG ATTGTTTTAATTGTAAATTATTTACACTCAAATAATTTCTTACACaa AAAGTTAACTCCTCATAGCTTCctcataaaaaaaataaacaatgATCTTGTGATAAAATTAGATGACATTCATAATATTGTAACTATGCCTAGcaaat TAACGTCCAAATATAAGAGTCAAAACATTTATAGCATCGGATCCATAA TGTATTTCTTAGTATGTGGAGAGTTTCCCTTATActattataaaaagaatgaaaaaaaaatttgtatttccaaaaaatt ATGGaaaaatttttcatataaagGTCGagattttataaaaaaaattttactCGGTAACATGAG TTCCATTATATCATTAAGAGAAGCACTAGATcat GAATGgtttaaagaaaatataagacaaaatacttatataaattttgaAATGCTAAAAAG tATTTATAACTTTTGGAAAAAGAATACATTTAAgagatatatattaaataatctTGCAAAGcttataataaatgagGATATATACa tATGCCAATCCTTGTTCTTTTATTTGGACATACTACAACAAGGATCAattaaatatgaacaatattttattataatgaacAAATTAGGACTTTTGGATGGGgat ataaaaatgTCTTTTAATGGATTGGATATTTCAAGAAGCGGAAAAATACAATTTAGTA ATATAATAGCAAGTCTTATGAATACTTACATCAAGATTAATAAAACTATAGCATTccaattttttaaaaaagtagactataataatgaag GTATAATAACGAAAAAGAAACTATATAAGTTTTATAATTtgaaaacaaaaaatgaaataaattcCTATGcgaaaaagaaattta CATTTGAGGAATTCTATAATTACATTAGGAAGgaataa
- a CDS encoding hypothetical protein (conserved Plasmodium protein, unknown function) — MNDFSEEYDFMQRIHKVEGYNECNMNNGFEGNKNDDLLFGKDKCEKEFYLKSKYDKYSNVLNGFGKDDKYLYLKKLKNEKEHRKRTEGPSLGRSAVDYDSKKSNINELTKIHEIVYYIHANKRNVYDYLNKQTDLENNYYQIEEKPQNLTNDIVKENEEYIYLNENAYYKLKINKEDKDDAGGGGGSRGGGGGGFINGVTHNMGNMNIRYAVDGNGNNIMGDIIEGDNFLLNIANSLFTFKDYIKNVIYFLSKIFHYNFLDYTYIKNYSLTNYFDKNVKDYMKYLKKSEDTRFLSQEFILRKKFIMPHFIYNCVDCNYNTNDNGIIILSSIYPFIHSYDYNQKLKDLRNQEKELDNILNNERKRRRKTIFSFVNKFRNFVVNKIYSDKNNVNNMTSRIRNQSEYSEFLKKFESSINEEGELIQDIIFPGKAQMIFINFKQLENNFTNMISNVDVKNERVQVSNLILGYEKKEHIKYTDILISNILKNIKKKYPDMVINDENPVNFLLEQKDVIPKKLSAEAGNDFKNNININLNTNGINNNNNNNNNNNYYGDNNSYHNNSVNYNMHNFMPSTNTSSYTNKNFLCSEMSSDVYFNKKDLYKLSDLKDYICNSPSHLMKEKKSSCEYVTCVCFDNNSNNCNLINNFVLGYNTGKLEYIYGKIIYSNISHCDLLIDYYSKKNKKFSYELNKRIFLNGSVIKISFAPNGFFCLILTSRTLYLCNFFYFSIYEITNNCYNSQYVNFLWLNNNSYVIFNDKGHIHLYEKNLKSDGFQGFSVIKTFFINQEIFFNSICEYHLYSNSIYLYTGEIEKKKRKKSSGHLFKKNHINNKNMKKKRTSEYFYKYDCNLIIIDLNSDTHKNISNYKGKEFLNMYLKDNMNDIDNNMKEIKMLEKLIDNEKTFEDEDIPFDKLTYINIKDFNNYISTIKTLGNNLYMNNESGDEHMLEYDPMKTDENFSVKKLFVNYIKDVKRYLYNLKNDNIVNILLPRYYSSTDDYNYNNFLNIRFFTIEKSDNKHLIALDTETDFVYIYKIRKNVYLDDDTLDNLKNRRLVGGIGSGFHFNNPLQMFYSTYMKKESLLKDEWRIYNDYIYINTKKPQKFIKYNLLYIIKNQRKIFFPLHVYVINTKQNENEYFLFIKWATIKNSFIYSSYSSLNKVSKMKEYFKRDDEKLLKVLENPKNIFLYNINENDYPTSYLYNNNTSNRNNINNNRLLSRRNKLIDKDYLSENDESYLLGNKYKDKLNKQQDPYRHSYRQYLGPEDYINKTPMKNIPRNFFTSPVSPNNLNINTMNMMNNNTYNIDPSRYSDNDVYHNNTAFYMNNKAHPTYQNYLQEKKNTEADSKWSYFKKMNIFRKYNNNDMDNFHDADEDYYNRQRAMYNSDKDPRYISNKNRNNLNIDQDHIINDMRSPHFYSTSNHMRYNRLQDGTDGSSTIENNDINNMNNMDFVNDMNHINNYPKNNYDNNYLKYDSYKNIRLDINNTDNNNNNNNNNNNNNDKDYNTNIAYNNKNFMNNDMYQISSDHNSYLNDIERTNNNIGYIYKNNKDFNNVDHMYNEKNKYITDNQKDKESSYRKYI, encoded by the coding sequence ATGAATGATTTTAGTGAAGAATATGATTTTATGCAAAGAATTCATAAAGTGGAAGGATATAATGAATGTAATATGAACAATGGTTTCGAaggtaataaaaatgatgatttattatttggAAAAGATAAATGCGAAAAagaattttatttaaaaagtaaatatgataaatatagtAATGTGTTAAATGGTTTTGGAAAAgatgataaatatttatatttaaaaaaattaaaaaatgaaaaagaacATAGAAAAAGAACAGAGGGGCCATCTTTAGGTCGATCAGCTGTTGATTATGATAgtaaaaaaagtaatattaatgaattAACTAAAATACATGaaattgtatattatatacatgctaataaaagaaatgtatatgattatttaaataagCAAACAgatttagaaaataattattatcaaataGAAGAGAAACCACAAAATTTAACTAATGATATTGTTAAAGAGaatgaagaatatatatatttaaatgaaaatgcttattataaattaaaaataaataaagaagataAGGATGATGCAGGAGGAGGAGGAGGAAGTCGCGGTGGAGGAGGCGGTGGTTTTATTAATGGTGTAACACATAATATGGGTAACATGAATATAAGATATGCAGTTGATGGGaatggtaataatataatggGTGATATTATAGAGGgtgataattttttattaaatatagcaaattcattatttacatttaaggattatataaaaaacgttatatatttcttaagtaaaatatttcattataattttttagattatacatatataaagaattattctttaacaaattattttgataaGAATGTTAAGgattatatgaaatatttaaaaaaatcaGAAGATACACGTTTCTTATCTCaagaatttatattaagaaaaaaatttataatgcctcattttatatataattgtgtagattgtaattataatacaaatgataacggtataataattttatctTCTATATATCCATTTATACATAGTTATGATTATAatcaaaaattaaaagatttACGTAATcaagaaaaagaattagataatatattaaataatgaaaggaaaagaagaagaaaaacaaTCTTTTCTTTTGTAAACAAATTTAGAAATTTTGTagttaataaaatatattcagataaaaataatgtaaataatatgacAAGTCGAATTCGTAATCAAAGTGAATATTCAGaattcttaaaaaaatttgaaaGTAGTATAAATGAAGAAGGAGAATTAATACAAGATATAATTTTCCCAGGTAAAGCTCAAatgatttttataaattttaaacAGCTGGAAAACAATTTTACTAATATGATATCAAATGTTGACGTAAAGAATGAAAGAGTTCAAGTAAGTAATCTTATTTTAGGTTATGAGAAAAAAGagcatataaaatatacagatatattaatatccaatatattaaaaaatataaaaaaaaaatatcctGATATGGTAATTAATGATGAAAATCCAGTCAATTTTTTACTTGAACAAAAAGATGTTATACCTAAAAAATTATCTGCTGAAGCGGGCAAtgattttaaaaataatataaatataaatcttAATACTAATGGTATtaataacaacaacaacaataataataataataattattatggGGATAACAATAgttatcataataattctgttaattataatatgcATAATTTTATGCCCAGTACAAACACTAGTAGTTATACTAATAAGAATTTTCTATGTTCTGAGATGTCGTCAgatgtatattttaataaaaaagatttatataaattatcaGATCTTAAAgattatatttgtaattcACCTTCTCATTtaatgaaagaaaaaaagagtAGCTGTGAATATGTAACTTGTGTATgttttgataataattcaaataattgtaatttaataaataattttgtaCTTGGTTATAATACAGGAAAAttagaatatatttatgggaagataatatatagtaaTATTAGTCATTGTGATTTATTAATAGATTATTattctaaaaaaaataagaaattttcttatgaattaaataaacgtatatttttaaacgGTTCagttataaaaataagttTTGCGCCTAATGGTTTTTTTTGTCTAATATTAACTAGCAGAACATTATATTTgtgtaattttttttatttttccatatatgaaataacaaataattGTTATAATTCACAATATGTTAATTTCTTATGGctaaataataattcttatgttatttttaatgataagggacatatacatttatatgaGAAAAATTTAAAGAGTGATGGATTTCAAGGCTTTTCGGTAATCAAAACGTTTTTTATTAATCAAGagattttttttaattcgATTTGTGAATATCATTTGTATAGTAATAGTATATACCTATATACTGGTGAAATcgaaaagaaaaaaagaaaaaaatcTTCAGGACatttattcaaaaaaaatcatataaataataagaatatgaaaaaaaaacgtACGAGcgaatatttttataaatatgattgTAATCTTATAATTATTGATTTAAATTCAGAtacacataaaaatatatcaaattataaaggcaaagaatttttaaatatgtatttaaaagataatatgaatgatatagataataatatgaaagaaattaaaatgttagaaaaattaattgataatgaaaaaacatttgaagatgaagatattccttttgataaattaacatatattaatataaaagattttaataattatatttctacaataaaaacattgggaaataatttatatatgaataatgaAAGTGGTGATGAACATATGTTAGAATATGATCCGATGAAAACGGATGAGAATTTTTCtgtaaaaaaattatttgtaaattatattaaagatgttaaaagatatttatataatttaaaaaatgacaatatagttaatatattattaccaAGATATTATAGTTCAACAGatgattataattataacaactttttaaatattcgTTTTTTCACCATAGAAAAATCAGATAACAAACATCTCATTGCACTAGATACTGAAACCGATTTcgtttatatatataagataagaaaaaatgtttatttaGATGATGATACATtagataatttaaaaaatagaaGATTAGTAGGAGGAATAGGTAGTGGATTTCATTTCAATAATCCGTTACAAATGTTTTATTCAActtatatgaaaaaagaatcattattaaaagatgaatggagaatatataatgattatatatatataaatactaAAAAACCACAAAagtttattaaatataatttattatatattataaaaaatcaaaggaaaatatttttcccATTGCatgtatatgtaataaatacaaaacaaaatgaaaatgagTATTTTCTGTTTATTAAGTGGGcaacaataaaaaattcttttatttattcatcTTATAGTTCTTTAAATAAAGTATCAAAAATgaaagaatattttaaaagggatgatgaaaaattattaaaagttTTAGAAAATCCTAAGAATATCttcttatataatataaatgaaaatgattATCCAActtcttatttatataataataatacaagtaatagaaataatattaataataatcgATTATTAAGTAGAAGAAATAAACTTATAGATAAGGATTATTTATCTGAAAATGATGAAAGTTATTTATTaggaaataaatataaagataaacTAAATAAACAACAAGATCCATATCGTCATTCATATAGACAATATTTGGGTCCTGaagattatataaataaaacaccaatgaaaaatatacctagaaatttttttacttCTCCTGTTAGTCCTAATAATCTCAATATTAATACTATGAATATGATGAATAATAacacatataatatagatCCTAGTAGATATAGTGACAATGATgtatatcataataatactgctttttatatgaataataaagCGCACCCAACTTATCAAAATTATCTAcaggaaaaaaaaaataccGAAGCAGATAGCAAATGGTCctattttaaaaaaatgaatatatttagaaAGTATAATAACAATGATATGGATAATTTCCATGATGCCGATGaagattattataataGACAACGTGCTATGTATAATAGTGATAAGGATCCAAgatatatatcaaataaaaatagaaataacCTAAACATTGATCAAgatcatataataaatgatatgAGAAGTCCCCATTTTTATTCTACTTCAAATCATATGAGATATAATAGGTTACAAGATGGTACTGATGGTAGTAGTActatagaaaataatgatattaataatatgaataatatggattttgtaaatgatatgaatcatataaataattatcctaaaaataattatgacAATAATTATCTAAAATATGattcttataaaaatatacgattggatataaataacacagataataataacaacaacaataataataataataataataatgataaagatTATAACACAAACATTgcttataataataaaaattttatgaataatgaTATGTATCAAATTTCTAGTGACCACaattcatatttaaatgaCATAGAAAGAactaataataacataggatatatttataaaaataataaagacTTCAATAATGTTGATCATATgtataatgaaaaaaataaatatataactgATAACCAAAAAGATAAGGAAAGTAGCTACCgaaagtatatataa